The Vibrio echinoideorum genome includes a region encoding these proteins:
- a CDS encoding cystathionine beta-lyase, which yields MSENKTTKLITAGRDKKWTNGVVNPPVQRASTVVFNSVEEKRKATINRANKTLFYGRRGTNTHFAFQDAMVEVEGGTGCALYPCGTAAISNAILSFVETGDHILMVDTCYEPTRDFCDTIMKKMGVETTYYAPTIGEGIQDLIKPNTKVLFTESPGSVTMEVQDIPTLARIAHEHDIIVMLDNTWAAGVNFSPFDFGVDISIQAATKYIVGHSDVMLGTAVANEKCWDQLREQSYLMGQCVSPDDAYLALRGIRTLDVRLRQHAESSLKVAKWLETRPEVDHVRHPALESCPGHEFFKRDFTGGNGLFSFVLKNSNTKATTALLDGMTHFSMGYSWGGFESLILANEPSSFDSLRTVANPNFEGTLIRVHIGLEDVDDLIADLEAGLERYNALV from the coding sequence ATGTCCGAGAACAAAACCACTAAGCTCATCACTGCAGGTCGTGATAAGAAGTGGACTAATGGTGTCGTTAACCCACCAGTACAACGCGCTTCAACTGTCGTGTTCAACTCAGTAGAAGAAAAACGCAAAGCTACAATTAATCGCGCTAACAAAACGCTTTTTTACGGACGTCGTGGAACCAACACTCATTTCGCTTTTCAAGATGCAATGGTTGAAGTTGAAGGGGGGACAGGCTGTGCACTATACCCTTGCGGGACAGCAGCAATCTCAAACGCAATCTTATCGTTTGTTGAAACAGGTGATCACATCTTAATGGTCGACACCTGTTATGAACCAACTCGTGATTTCTGTGACACCATCATGAAAAAGATGGGCGTAGAAACCACTTATTACGCGCCAACCATTGGCGAAGGTATTCAAGACCTTATCAAACCAAACACGAAAGTGTTGTTTACCGAATCTCCAGGTTCAGTCACTATGGAAGTTCAAGACATCCCAACCCTAGCGCGTATTGCTCATGAACATGACATCATCGTTATGTTAGATAACACTTGGGCGGCTGGTGTTAACTTCTCACCTTTTGATTTTGGTGTTGATATTTCGATACAAGCTGCAACCAAATACATTGTTGGTCACTCTGATGTGATGCTAGGTACTGCTGTTGCCAACGAGAAATGCTGGGATCAACTAAGAGAACAGAGCTATTTGATGGGGCAATGTGTATCACCAGATGACGCTTACCTTGCCCTTCGTGGTATCCGTACTCTTGACGTTCGACTACGTCAACATGCTGAAAGCAGCTTGAAAGTCGCGAAGTGGTTAGAAACCCGCCCTGAAGTCGACCATGTTCGTCACCCTGCGCTTGAGTCTTGCCCTGGCCATGAATTCTTTAAAAGAGATTTCACGGGTGGTAATGGTTTGTTTTCTTTTGTTTTAAAAAACTCAAATACTAAGGCCACAACAGCATTACTTGATGGTATGACACATTTCAGCATGGGTTACTCATGGGGTGGATTTGAGAGCTTGATTCTGGCTAACGAACCGAGCAGCTTTGATAGCTTAAGAACGGTAGCAAACCCTAACTTCGAAGGAACCTTGATTCGCGTTCATATCGGCTTGGAAGACGTCGATGATCTAATTGCTGATCTAGAGGCCGGACTGGAACGTTACAACGCTCTAGTTTAA
- a CDS encoding DNA-3-methyladenine glycosylase I, which translates to MEMNASDRTCAWALKHELEREYHDKEWGVPVYDDQVLFEFITLEGAQAGLSWITILKKREGYRAAFDNYDLNKLAAMNEDNVPHIIENFDVVKHKGKIASVYSNARATLELQKEFGSLSNALWQFVDNKVIENQWTEMSQVPASTEQSKAMSKFLKKKGFKFIGETICYAFMQATGMVNDHVQGCPHK; encoded by the coding sequence ATGGAAATGAATGCATCGGATCGAACGTGTGCATGGGCACTCAAGCATGAACTTGAAAGGGAATATCACGATAAGGAATGGGGCGTACCTGTTTACGATGACCAAGTCCTTTTTGAGTTCATTACCTTAGAAGGTGCGCAAGCGGGTCTTAGTTGGATTACGATACTTAAGAAGCGCGAAGGGTATCGCGCCGCATTTGATAACTATGACCTCAATAAGTTAGCGGCAATGAACGAAGACAATGTGCCACACATTATTGAAAACTTCGATGTGGTAAAGCACAAAGGCAAGATAGCTTCGGTATATAGCAATGCTCGTGCAACGCTTGAACTTCAGAAAGAGTTTGGTTCTCTATCAAATGCTTTATGGCAATTTGTAGATAACAAGGTGATCGAAAATCAATGGACAGAGATGTCGCAAGTCCCGGCTTCTACAGAGCAGTCTAAAGCGATGAGCAAATTTTTGAAGAAGAAAGGCTTTAAGTTTATCGGAGAAACAATCTGTTACGCGTTTATGCAAGCAACAGGTATGGTGAATGATCACGTACAAGGTTGTCCACATAAATAA
- a CDS encoding TIGR01621 family pseudouridine synthase: MFDILLNHSDFLLINKHPGVSVHKDDGDTMLLQEVANAINEPKLYLVHRLDKMTSGILLLAKNASAASELSQLFAKREVEKYYLAIGSKKPKKKQGLISGDMERSRRSSWKLLATKVNPAITQFLSATAEPGERLLLCKPYTGRTHQIRVAMKSIGSAIVGDPIYNPSNEADRGYLHAFAIRFTYQSQAYEYVCDPRSLDSLGEKWHQGTVSNGLDSWLEPWSLTWPKLNTK, translated from the coding sequence ATGTTCGATATCCTTCTGAACCATTCTGATTTTTTACTTATTAACAAGCACCCTGGCGTCAGCGTCCACAAAGACGATGGCGATACCATGTTGCTTCAAGAAGTTGCTAACGCGATTAATGAGCCTAAGTTATATCTCGTGCATCGCCTTGATAAAATGACTTCAGGTATTCTACTGCTAGCAAAGAATGCCTCGGCAGCAAGCGAACTTTCGCAACTGTTCGCAAAGCGTGAAGTGGAAAAATACTACCTTGCGATTGGTTCTAAGAAACCAAAGAAAAAGCAGGGCTTGATTTCGGGTGATATGGAACGTTCAAGACGTTCTAGTTGGAAGCTACTTGCCACCAAAGTGAACCCGGCGATTACCCAGTTTTTATCCGCAACGGCAGAACCCGGTGAGCGTTTACTGTTATGTAAGCCCTATACAGGAAGGACTCATCAGATCCGTGTCGCGATGAAATCGATTGGTTCGGCCATTGTGGGTGACCCTATTTATAATCCATCGAATGAAGCTGACAGAGGCTATCTGCATGCTTTCGCGATTCGGTTTACCTATCAATCACAAGCCTATGAATATGTCTGCGATCCAAGGAGCCTTGATTCCTTGGGTGAGAAGTGGCATCAAGGAACCGTGTCTAATGGTTTAGACAGTTGGCTTGAACCTTGGTCATTAACTTGGCCAAAGCTAAATACTAAGTGA
- a CDS encoding CDP-alcohol phosphatidyltransferase family protein, with amino-acid sequence MLDKYSIKVIKWPLNQSAKLLNQAGITANQTTLFGFLVGCLAFPALALQQYDWALGFIVFNRVCDGLDGALARIQGISDAGGFLDISLDFLFYSLIPFGFVIANPEHNAIAGAFLIFSFIGTGSSFLAFAVMAGKRGIENPVYKHKSLYYMSGLTEGTETIACFIAFCIWPQHFSVIAYIFGAACWLTTFMRIYFGFQTLKTQDS; translated from the coding sequence TCATCAAGTGGCCACTAAACCAATCAGCTAAGCTATTGAATCAAGCAGGCATCACGGCAAACCAAACGACTCTATTTGGCTTTTTAGTTGGTTGCTTAGCTTTTCCTGCGCTGGCATTACAACAATATGATTGGGCTTTAGGCTTCATTGTATTTAACAGAGTGTGCGATGGGCTTGATGGGGCTTTGGCTCGAATTCAAGGAATCAGTGATGCTGGCGGGTTTCTCGATATCAGCTTGGATTTTTTATTCTATTCACTCATCCCTTTTGGTTTTGTCATTGCCAACCCAGAACACAACGCGATTGCAGGGGCGTTTTTGATCTTTTCATTTATCGGCACAGGCAGCAGCTTTTTAGCGTTTGCAGTGATGGCAGGTAAACGTGGTATCGAGAATCCCGTCTACAAACATAAGTCCCTTTATTACATGTCGGGATTAACCGAGGGCACAGAAACCATCGCTTGTTTTATTGCTTTCTGTATTTGGCCTCAGCATTTTTCGGTTATCGCGTATATCTTTGGCGCTGCGTGTTGGCTGACTACGTTTATGCGTATTTATTTTGGGTTTCAGACATTAAAAACTCAAGATAGCTGA
- a CDS encoding sodium-dependent transporter, producing the protein MATSNTTTTPRDTWGSKLGFVMAAAGSAVGLGNIWKFPYTAGESGGGAFVAIYLFFVIFIGFSVMLTEFAIGRHTQKSAVGAFKSTDRRWTFAGVIGVVSGLLIMGFYPVVGGWSIAYIGKIAGGLLDAPEAIGDSFGGFISNPVQPLMWMGLYLLLNVVIVMKGISGGIEKAGKILMPLLFIILIVVSIKGLMLPGAMAGLEFLFSPDFSKVDSGVILAALGQAFFSLSLGMGCMLTYGSYLKKKENLVQTTAMVTAMDTGVAILAGVAMFPAMFAFGMEPAAGPGLVFVVVPQLFAEMGGVIGLLFALMFFVGLSVAALTSSVSLLEVVVSYLIDEKGMKRVTAVLSASVVMAILCIFASLSLGGFGPTLFGTGAFDIFDLLTDKIFLAVGGMLVCIFAGWRLNRADLEKEITNDGEVSFPLFGLWYTLVKYIIPVAIAIVAFMGISSGFDSGKGAIMLLGIGIIAGSAIISKKF; encoded by the coding sequence GTGGCTACTAGTAATACAACCACAACACCCCGCGATACCTGGGGTTCGAAGTTAGGATTCGTAATGGCTGCAGCAGGTTCTGCTGTTGGCTTAGGTAACATCTGGAAATTCCCTTACACAGCAGGCGAAAGCGGCGGCGGTGCATTCGTTGCAATTTACCTGTTTTTTGTAATCTTTATTGGTTTCAGTGTCATGCTGACTGAATTTGCGATTGGCCGTCATACGCAAAAATCAGCAGTAGGTGCATTTAAATCGACTGACCGTCGTTGGACGTTCGCTGGTGTTATCGGCGTAGTGAGTGGTCTACTGATCATGGGTTTCTACCCTGTAGTTGGTGGCTGGTCTATCGCATACATCGGTAAAATTGCTGGTGGTCTACTAGACGCACCTGAAGCAATTGGCGACAGCTTCGGTGGCTTTATCTCAAACCCAGTTCAACCACTTATGTGGATGGGCCTATACCTACTGCTTAACGTTGTAATCGTTATGAAGGGTATTTCTGGCGGTATTGAGAAGGCAGGCAAGATCCTGATGCCACTTCTTTTCATCATCCTTATCGTGGTATCAATCAAAGGCCTAATGCTTCCGGGCGCGATGGCTGGTCTTGAATTCCTATTCAGCCCTGACTTCTCTAAAGTAGACAGCGGTGTAATCCTAGCTGCACTAGGTCAAGCATTCTTCTCACTAAGTCTGGGTATGGGTTGTATGTTGACATACGGTTCTTACCTTAAGAAGAAAGAAAATCTAGTTCAAACTACAGCAATGGTTACGGCGATGGATACAGGCGTTGCAATCCTAGCGGGTGTTGCAATGTTCCCTGCAATGTTCGCATTCGGTATGGAACCTGCAGCTGGCCCTGGTCTAGTATTCGTTGTTGTTCCTCAGCTATTCGCTGAAATGGGCGGTGTAATTGGTCTTCTATTTGCTCTTATGTTCTTCGTTGGTCTAAGTGTTGCGGCACTTACTTCTTCAGTATCGTTACTTGAAGTTGTGGTTTCTTACCTAATCGATGAAAAAGGCATGAAGCGTGTAACAGCGGTACTGTCTGCAAGTGTTGTAATGGCGATTCTATGTATCTTCGCTTCTCTATCACTTGGCGGCTTTGGTCCAACATTGTTTGGTACTGGTGCATTCGATATCTTCGACTTACTAACGGATAAAATCTTCCTAGCAGTTGGCGGTATGTTGGTATGTATCTTCGCAGGCTGGAGACTAAACCGTGCTGACCTAGAGAAAGAAATCACTAACGACGGTGAAGTCTCTTTCCCACTGTTCGGCCTATGGTACACACTCGTTAAGTACATTATCCCTGTAGCTATCGCAATCGTTGCGTTCATGGGTATCTCTTCTGGCTTCGACAGCGGTAAAGGTGCAATCATGCTACTAGGTATTGGTATCATTGCTGGCTCTGCGATAATTTCTAAGAAATTCTAA
- the cls gene encoding cardiolipin synthase, whose product MEKLYHFLTLASVALYWVLVAGVTFRVVLKRRSVSVSLAWLMVIYIIPIVGVACYFLFGELNLGRKRAERAHRMFTPFGDWFRQLNDCQLHLPGKVGSPIHKIDELCNNRMGIPALSGNTLSLQASPNEILHSIIEDIENAQTSIKMVFYIWHPGGLTDSVASALIRAAKRGVDVKVLLDSAGSPRFFKSHWRSMMRDAGVQVIQALEVSPWRIFLRRLDLRQHRKIIVIDESIAYTGSMNMVDPAHFKQSSGVGQWIDVMVRVTGPTVNVLSAIHGWDWEVETGERILPDIPECPVEEIMTHHPVQVVPSGPGMPEYLILQVLTIAINQANRSVRITTPYFVPSADLLETLKMTAQRGVNVELIIPHNNDSLMVKWASRAFYTELLEAGVKIYEFYGGLLHTKSVVIDEEFCLIGTVNIDMRSLWLNFEVTLAVDDVHFTKQLFDLQQSYIESSHPVELEQWEQRNLRNRFFERLFYLFNPLL is encoded by the coding sequence GTGGAAAAGCTCTACCATTTTTTGACTTTAGCCTCTGTTGCTTTGTACTGGGTTCTTGTAGCCGGTGTGACTTTTCGTGTCGTACTAAAACGACGCTCTGTCAGCGTTTCTCTCGCGTGGCTAATGGTTATCTACATTATCCCAATTGTTGGCGTGGCTTGTTACTTCCTTTTTGGCGAGCTAAACCTAGGCCGAAAAAGAGCTGAACGCGCGCACCGTATGTTTACTCCCTTTGGTGATTGGTTCCGCCAATTAAATGATTGCCAGCTTCATCTTCCCGGCAAAGTCGGCTCCCCTATCCACAAAATTGATGAGCTTTGTAACAATAGGATGGGTATCCCTGCGCTCAGTGGTAATACACTTTCACTTCAAGCGTCACCTAATGAGATCCTGCACTCAATTATCGAAGATATAGAAAATGCACAAACCAGTATTAAGATGGTTTTCTATATTTGGCACCCTGGCGGCCTGACGGATTCAGTCGCTTCTGCACTTATTCGCGCAGCAAAACGTGGGGTTGATGTTAAGGTTTTACTTGATTCAGCAGGTAGTCCACGCTTTTTCAAAAGCCACTGGCGTTCAATGATGAGGGATGCGGGCGTTCAAGTAATACAAGCGTTAGAAGTGAGTCCATGGCGTATTTTCTTACGTCGCCTAGATTTAAGACAACACCGTAAAATCATCGTTATTGATGAGTCCATCGCCTATACCGGGTCAATGAACATGGTCGACCCTGCTCACTTCAAACAGAGTTCAGGCGTTGGTCAATGGATTGATGTGATGGTCCGAGTGACTGGGCCAACCGTTAACGTGTTATCCGCGATTCACGGTTGGGATTGGGAAGTTGAGACTGGTGAACGCATTCTCCCTGATATACCTGAGTGCCCAGTTGAAGAAATCATGACACATCACCCGGTTCAAGTGGTTCCGTCTGGCCCTGGTATGCCGGAATATTTGATCTTACAAGTTCTGACCATCGCCATTAATCAAGCGAATCGTTCAGTGCGTATAACAACGCCTTATTTTGTCCCAAGTGCCGATTTACTCGAAACACTTAAAATGACCGCACAACGTGGTGTGAACGTAGAACTGATCATTCCACATAACAACGATTCATTAATGGTTAAATGGGCTTCTCGTGCCTTCTATACTGAACTGCTTGAAGCTGGAGTGAAAATCTACGAGTTTTACGGTGGGCTTCTTCACACCAAATCGGTAGTAATTGATGAAGAGTTTTGCTTGATCGGAACCGTCAATATCGACATGCGTAGTTTGTGGCTCAATTTTGAAGTCACCCTTGCTGTTGATGATGTGCACTTCACCAAGCAGTTGTTTGACTTACAGCAATCCTATATTGAGTCTTCTCATCCCGTGGAATTAGAACAATGGGAACAAAGAAACTTACGCAACCGCTTCTTTGAGAGATTGTTCTATTTATTCAACCCATTGCTTTAA
- a CDS encoding class I SAM-dependent methyltransferase has protein sequence MEASALPLFFGHIEQQLNEVPNELRRIFHGRGKFWPGLEQLTCDWVDGQLLVNVFKEVDDEFLLPLKAGLVDLTNKDIWQTKQGTSIVLQHRYADGAPSEVLWGELNDSPVVVEHGLKYQLDIGRNQNFGLFLDMRNGRQWVQDNAEGKNVLNLFAYTCGFSVAAIAGGARQCMNVDMSRGSLNKGRDNHRLNDHDMRSVSFLGYDIFKSWGKIKKGGPYELVIIDPPSFQKGSFALTKDYKKILRRLPELLTEGGEVIACVNSPVVSPNFLIETMAEEAPSVEFIERLDNPPEFVDVDLDSSLKVLRFKIVASAEA, from the coding sequence ATGGAAGCATCAGCTTTACCTCTGTTTTTTGGTCATATTGAACAGCAACTTAATGAAGTGCCGAATGAACTGCGTCGTATTTTTCATGGTCGAGGTAAGTTTTGGCCAGGTCTAGAGCAACTGACATGTGATTGGGTTGATGGACAGCTATTGGTGAACGTATTTAAAGAGGTTGACGACGAATTCTTGTTACCTCTTAAAGCCGGTCTTGTCGATTTAACCAATAAAGATATTTGGCAAACTAAACAAGGTACTAGCATTGTATTGCAACACCGTTATGCAGACGGTGCGCCTTCAGAAGTACTTTGGGGAGAGCTAAACGACTCACCAGTTGTGGTTGAACACGGGCTGAAATACCAATTAGACATTGGTCGTAACCAAAATTTCGGTCTGTTTCTAGATATGCGTAATGGCCGTCAGTGGGTACAAGACAATGCTGAGGGTAAGAACGTTCTTAACTTGTTCGCATACACTTGTGGCTTCTCTGTCGCAGCTATTGCTGGTGGTGCTCGTCAATGCATGAATGTTGATATGTCACGTGGCTCGCTGAATAAAGGCCGAGATAACCACCGTTTGAATGATCACGATATGCGCTCGGTAAGCTTTCTTGGCTACGACATCTTTAAGTCATGGGGAAAAATCAAGAAGGGTGGTCCATACGAATTGGTTATCATCGATCCGCCATCTTTCCAAAAAGGCAGTTTTGCTCTAACCAAAGACTACAAAAAGATCCTACGCCGTTTGCCTGAACTTCTAACGGAAGGTGGTGAAGTGATTGCTTGTGTTAACTCACCCGTTGTATCACCAAACTTCCTTATTGAAACGATGGCAGAAGAAGCGCCAAGCGTTGAATTTATCGAACGTCTAGACAACCCACCTGAGTTTGTTGACGTTGACCTTGATTCAAGCCTGAAGGTGTTGAGATTTAAAATCGTGGCTTCTGCTGAAGCTTGA
- a CDS encoding winged helix-turn-helix domain-containing protein produces the protein MKQQNYSICDATYDPLLRQFVREDGHVETIAPLEGKVFLYLLENVGECIERGLIFNQCWGNVIVSEQALTNVISKLRKTLNRVTCGCATIRTVSKTGYSLEIDESIKSATIDASFSKVRAKEFEVNSLSEDLNSPSEALNSRSQTSVSQDVSVTKEISTEVNSSKIIEPKLNTTSNQESNSAELDLSKTKSNTYFVKAGCLLALLCLVVTAFNLYNTYYQPSPYFVDKAEYKDSYTDNTNHYFFHIVRNEAYSLPAITQKLTDAIPSHCNVDVFVRIYPSVDQPENDALYMLVQRKDGEAFNYGATIFNVETSFESFAKHMEKRSNFCD, from the coding sequence GTGAAACAACAAAACTACTCAATATGTGATGCTACTTATGATCCTTTACTTAGGCAGTTTGTGCGTGAAGATGGCCATGTAGAAACTATCGCGCCACTGGAAGGGAAGGTGTTCTTATACCTTCTAGAAAATGTCGGCGAATGCATTGAAAGAGGCCTGATATTTAACCAATGTTGGGGCAATGTGATTGTCTCAGAGCAAGCCCTCACTAATGTGATCTCTAAGTTGAGAAAGACTCTGAATAGAGTGACTTGTGGTTGTGCGACGATTCGTACCGTAAGTAAGACTGGTTACTCGCTGGAAATCGATGAGTCGATAAAGTCCGCGACAATTGACGCTTCATTTTCTAAGGTGAGGGCAAAGGAATTTGAAGTCAACTCTCTGTCTGAAGACTTAAATTCTCCGTCTGAAGCGTTAAACTCTAGGTCACAAACTTCTGTGTCCCAAGATGTGTCAGTGACAAAAGAAATCTCTACCGAAGTAAACTCGTCCAAGATAATTGAGCCAAAGCTAAACACGACCTCAAACCAAGAGTCAAACTCCGCTGAGTTAGATCTTTCAAAAACAAAAAGTAATACGTATTTCGTTAAAGCAGGTTGTCTGCTTGCGTTACTCTGTTTAGTTGTAACGGCTTTCAACCTTTACAACACTTACTATCAGCCATCGCCTTATTTCGTTGATAAAGCGGAATATAAAGATAGCTACACAGACAATACTAATCACTACTTCTTCCATATTGTTCGCAATGAAGCCTATTCGTTACCTGCAATTACTCAAAAACTCACCGATGCTATCCCTAGCCACTGTAATGTGGATGTCTTTGTTCGTATTTACCCATCGGTCGACCAGCCTGAGAATGACGCGTTATACATGTTGGTTCAAAGGAAGGATGGTGAGGCTTTCAATTATGGCGCGACGATTTTCAATGTAGAGACGTCTTTTGAGTCATTTGCAAAGCATATGGAAAAGAGGAGTAACTTTTGCGATTAA
- a CDS encoding methyl-accepting chemotaxis protein, which produces MKLSVRKKLYLGFGSILAVLIMLVGIVWVEVINAHKSADEIRLDDVPGTVTYLVLIDEAGDVYRDALGSIVRVDNALNDYRTNKNEFAQAIAEAKRLESRGSEDHRRIQRIEDLMGRFTQEFESKLVPKISDDRALLSNIQQLRSLYEQNLIPIENLLDQASANERADTEQSLLTLTDSFTTIEQTIMVLSAIAIVFGGVIALILSSSITNRLTRLEQVARRVANGDLTAGDIVDDSGDELADLAKSINQMQKSLVDLLGSISSVTHQVQSVTGELSSISQDIVSGASAQADKANLIATAAEELSLTISEVAQQGTSTYEEARRSETSAEDGRNVIVEMVASIEQVSAQMSDMSVQMNTLGSHGEPIGSVIKVIEDIAGQTNLLALNAAIEAARAGEFGRGFAVVADEVRALAERTTKATQEVSGIIQSIQSGTQEAVTYTQDNCRLVEIGVEQSSGAVSALEAIVSGAANVQSMVNSIATAAEEQTAVTKEIAADITAISDISEQSLQLATRSSENTSGLNAKVAELEALVGKFKLA; this is translated from the coding sequence GTGAAATTGTCAGTGAGAAAGAAACTTTATTTAGGCTTTGGCTCTATATTAGCTGTACTCATAATGTTGGTTGGTATCGTATGGGTTGAGGTTATCAATGCGCATAAGAGTGCCGATGAAATCAGGTTGGACGACGTACCTGGTACGGTGACCTATCTCGTGTTAATTGATGAGGCTGGAGATGTATATCGAGATGCACTGGGTTCGATTGTGCGGGTCGATAATGCACTTAATGATTATCGAACCAATAAAAACGAGTTTGCTCAAGCGATTGCTGAAGCAAAACGTTTAGAGAGCAGAGGGTCTGAAGATCATCGCCGTATTCAGCGTATTGAAGATTTGATGGGACGCTTTACTCAAGAGTTTGAATCGAAACTCGTGCCTAAGATCAGTGATGATCGAGCGCTACTGTCCAACATACAGCAGCTTCGATCTTTGTATGAACAAAATCTAATACCAATTGAAAACTTGCTTGATCAAGCGTCTGCAAATGAGCGAGCCGATACGGAACAATCGCTGCTTACTTTAACGGATTCGTTTACCACGATTGAACAAACCATCATGGTTTTGTCTGCCATTGCGATTGTCTTCGGCGGTGTTATTGCTCTTATCTTATCGAGCTCTATTACTAACCGTTTAACTCGTCTCGAACAAGTTGCACGACGCGTGGCAAATGGCGATCTGACGGCTGGAGACATTGTTGATGATTCTGGTGATGAGTTAGCGGATCTGGCTAAGTCGATTAATCAGATGCAGAAGTCGCTTGTCGATCTTTTAGGTTCAATATCTTCCGTTACTCACCAAGTTCAATCGGTGACTGGCGAGTTGTCATCAATCAGTCAAGACATCGTTTCTGGCGCTTCTGCTCAAGCGGACAAAGCAAACTTGATTGCGACTGCTGCAGAAGAGCTAAGCTTAACCATCTCTGAAGTAGCACAGCAGGGCACTTCTACCTATGAAGAAGCTCGTCGCTCAGAAACCTCCGCAGAAGATGGCCGCAATGTGATTGTTGAAATGGTAGCGAGCATCGAACAGGTGTCGGCTCAAATGAGTGATATGTCGGTGCAAATGAACACGCTCGGTTCACATGGTGAGCCGATTGGTAGCGTGATCAAAGTGATTGAAGATATTGCTGGGCAAACCAACTTATTAGCCCTGAATGCTGCTATTGAAGCCGCACGTGCAGGCGAATTTGGACGTGGATTTGCCGTGGTTGCTGATGAAGTGAGAGCGCTAGCAGAAAGAACGACGAAAGCGACACAAGAAGTGTCTGGCATTATTCAGTCGATTCAATCGGGCACTCAAGAAGCGGTTACTTACACTCAAGATAACTGTCGTTTAGTTGAGATTGGTGTAGAGCAAAGCTCAGGGGCGGTATCTGCACTTGAAGCGATTGTAAGTGGCGCAGCTAACGTACAAAGCATGGTGAATTCCATTGCTACAGCGGCAGAAGAGCAGACCGCTGTAACTAAAGAAATTGCAGCGGATATCACGGCGATCAGTGATATCTCTGAACAATCTTTGCAGCTAGCGACTCGCAGTTCTGAAAATACTTCAGGTCTGAACGCTAAGGTCGCTGAACTAGAAGCATTAGTCGGCAAGTTTAAACTGGCTTAG